In Papaver somniferum cultivar HN1 unplaced genomic scaffold, ASM357369v1 unplaced-scaffold_114, whole genome shotgun sequence, a genomic segment contains:
- the LOC113328875 gene encoding 1-aminocyclopropane-1-carboxylate oxidase homolog 11-like, which yields MGMDRLDSNKVPEILRSELFELDRRIASLGETIMEILCEGLGLERDRLKNIDLSVLTVLLQDQIGGLQVKHGEDWVDVKPLDGALVINIGDILQIMSNDKYRSVEHRVWQILSGNQEFR from the exons ATGGGAATGGATCGCCTGGATTCCAACAAGGTACCGGAGATTTTAAGGAGCGAGCTGTTTGAGTTGGACAGACGCATTGCAAGTCTAGGAGAGACTATAATGGAGATATTATGTGAAGGTTTAGGATTGGAGAGAGataggttgaaaaat ATAGATCTCTCTGTGCTTACCGTTCTGTTGCAAGATCAAATTGGAGGGTTACAAGTGAAGCATGGTGAAGATTGGGTTGATGTTAAACCCTTGGATGGAGCTCTTgttatcaatataggagatattcTTCAG aTAATGTCTAATGACAAGTATCGGAGTGTGGAGCATCGAGTCTGGCAAATTCTTTCCGGGAACCAAGAATTTCGATAG